The genomic interval GATCTCCTTCAGTGGTGGCTGCTCCCCATTGCTGAAGCACTTTTTTGACAGATGGCGAGATACTATGAATTCTATCTCCTGCAAACTCTACTAATCTGCCGCCTATATGCAAGGTACAAGTTCCACAGAGTCTGCCTGATTTGTAGACTGCAACGTTAGCAGTGCCGCCCCCAATGTCTATATTTGCAATAGTCTTTCCGGTTTTTTTCGAGTATTGATAAGCACCAGATCCCTTTGCAGCGATAATACTTTCCAAGTCAGGACCTGCTGTTGCAACAAGAAATTCACCAGCGTGGCTGGATAGATGATGGATCATCTCTTCGGCATTCTTTTTCGTAGCCGTTTCACCTGTAATGATGACAGCGCCTGTTTTAATATCTTGGAGCTGAATCCCCGCTTTTTCATATTCCTTTTTAACTAATGTTTCCACTGCTGCGATATCAATAGTCGTTGGGGACAGGAGAGGTGTTCGATAAATGGGACTGCGATGGATGACCTCTTTATCGACAATCTCAATACGCGGCATATGCGTTCCCCCAGCCAGATTCATGAGTGAGAACTTACTTATGACAAGTTTCGTTGTACTCGTCCCAATATCAATCCCCGCACTGAATATATCTTCTTTTTGTGGATCATAACGATTCATGCCCCCATCTCCCCAATAAAAAAAGACGCCTCATACGAACGATCCGACTTGAAATCGTTGTATAAGGCGCCTTTGCCTGTAAATTTTATTGTATAAACATAATATAAAATATATTCTGCCTTTTGTAAAGGGTTTCATTTAAAAATAATATGATTGGATGGATGGTTCGCTATATACTCTTCCATCTCTTGTAATGATTTACATTTTACCAGATTACGAATCTCCTGCAGCCCCTCACCTTTAACAGAAGAGGTAATGACAATGGGTCCTTTCGGAATAACCTGCTTCAACCCGGCAATCGCATGTGTTACGTCAGCACGCTCCGAATCGCTCTTTGTGACAACCCCAATGGGCAGCTTATTTATCCCCATGCTAAAGCCTGGAGGAAAAATGTTTTTTTTCTTAGTCGCATCTTGTAAATACATGACATGGGTTACTTCAAGGGCAGTCGCCATAATATTTTTATAGAATAAAGGATTTTCTGTGTATTCTCCAGGTGTATCGACAATCCAATCATAATAGATTAAAGCTTGTGTTTTGACTGCCTTCACTTGTCGTTCAAGAAGTGCGTTCGTTAAGGTCGATTTACCCGCACCAATGGAGCCGATAAGCATCGCCCGATTTCCTGTATACATTGTTTTCTTCCCCCTCTTTGCATCTCCGGAATAAAAATCAAGATTTTGTTATTTTTGAAGGGGTGTAGCCCAGTGTTTCAGCAAGAAACCGGTTGATTTCACTCATTGCCATATCTACCTCTGAAACACTGCCGACAATCACTAGACTTCCTGTAAAGCGGTCCAAAAATCCAAGTTGAACATTCGCTGCTTTTGTAGCTAAATCACCAGCAATAATAACTGTCTCACTTGGAGTTAACGTCAAAATTCCTAAGGCGCCTACCTCTTGAATTCCTAACTTTTCAAACATATCTCGATCCGGGTTAGCGATTAAATGACTTAACGTCACTTGTTTTCCTGGTACGAATTCTTGTATAAAACGCTTTTTTTCCTCACTCATATCGATCGTCCTCTCATTGGTGCAAGAATAAAATTACAAAATTGCTTGAACTTCTTTCTCTTCTTCCTCATTTTCTCCTGAATGATTCAGATACTCATCTTTTCCAATAATTCCTGCTTCACGATCCTTTTTCTCCAATTCCAGAGCCTTCGGTACACATAGCCAGTACGCTAATCCAATCCCAATAACACCGGCTGAAAGCTTGCCAATGATAATTGGCAGTATTAATGTTGGTTGAAAATTGGCGGTAAAAGATAGGTGATCACCTAATAAGAATGCTGCACAGACAGCGAAAGAAATGTTAATCACTTTATCTTTTGGCGGCATGGTACGAACAAGCTTAAACATCGCTAAGATATTGGCAATCGTAGCCAGGATCCCTGCACTGCCTTCCTTACTTAATCCAAATCTTTTGCCCACCGCTTCAAGCTGATTCCCAGCATATTTTTGAAGTAAATATACCATTGGGAACGCACCTGCAAGCATAATACCAATATAACCTGCAGTCTCTAAAGCACGGAATTGATCTTCCTTGTCTGCCAAAATCGGGTGAAAGCCCCAACTGCCAAAAACGGTTGAGAATAAACCAGTAAAAATCTCGACAATCGAGAAAACAAGAACAAGCTTGATTCCGGCATCCATAATGCGCCCAAACCACATAAACCCTTTAACCATCAAATCAGGCAGGAAGTATAATCCTACTGCAATTAAAAGAACAAAGATTAGGAGTGGCGATAAATTCAAAAAGATTTTTAAGTAGCTCAAAGTGAATTCATATGTTGAATCCGCTGTAGTTGAAATGGCATCACGAACTTTTGAATTTGTCAACGTGATTAACGCACTTGAAATAAAAGCTCCTATTGGAATCGTCAATACCCCGGACATGATACCAAGAGCCATATATTTATGATCTCGTTTATCAAGCATCGCAAGTCCCACTGGAATGGAGAACACAATCGTTGCTCCAGCCATAAATCCAACGATCATGGCCATAATCCATCCTTCTTGCGATTCCTTTAAAACCTCTGCTAATTGATATCCTCCCATGTCCGTAGCTAAAATCGCTGTCGCTGCAATCGCTGGATCGGCTCCGATTGTCGAAAAAAACGGACCGCAAACTTGGTTAATAAACCATGAAAGATAAGGAATGGAAGCCATAATACCTGCTGCCGGGATGAAAATATGTCCAATCGCATGCAATCCTTCCATAAATTGTTTCCCTAAGCCCTCATCACTGTTTTTAATGGCTGCAAAAGCCCCCAAAACCGCACAAGTCATGATAATATAAATAACGATTTTACCGATAATGATCATGCCATCCCCCTCTTTGACCTTAATTTTGTTTTGAAGATAGATAACTTTTATTTAAACGGAAGATTTGCGATTGTTTTTGACTACCTGAATGATGTGAAAGGAATTACTCAAAATTCTTACTAACCCTGCTTGTCTGTTCTTTAAGAGGATTTAACCTTTTCACTAAAAAAGACAAAAAGGTGCCATGTGGTTTGAGTTGACCAAACCACTTAGCACCTTTGCTCAGGTTATTCACTTGTAATGTTACACGTTATATTTCGATATGACATGTTTTGCCACTTTTTCTAATGTTACCTGTTTATTCATGCTAATTGTTCTCATTTTTTTGTATGCAGTATCTTCGGATAAATTAAATTGCTTTATGAGAATTCCTTTTGCTTTTTCAACAATCTTCCGGTTTTTTAGCTTTTCGTTCATTTCTTGGACTTTTTCTTTGTAGGCATTCGCGTTTTCTGCTTGCTTTAAGGCAATTTCAATAGCAGGAATTAAACTAGCCTCTGAAATCGGCTTAACTAGGTAGCCTAATATATTAGCTTGTTTCGCTTTATCTATATACTCCCGCTGGCTGTATGCCGTTAAAAGCAGGATGGGAATATTAAATTTGTTCGAGATGATTTCACTTGCTTTAAGGCCATTCAGTTTTGGCATTTTTATATCCATGATGATGAGGTCAGGCTTTAACGAATAAGCTAATTCAATGGCCATTTCCCCGTCTCCTGCTTCAGCTATCACTTCGTACCCAGCGTCTTTTAACATCATGGCTATATCTAATCGCACAATGGATTCATCTTCAACAACCATGATCCGTTTATTCACCATACTCCCCCTTTTTTAACGGGAATTTCGCTGAGGCAATTGTACCTTTTTCATCACGTTTAATAGTAAATTGACCAGATAGATCGTGTTCAATCATCATTTTTACGATTTCTAAACCTAATGATGGCTTAGCTTCTTCTGGATAGCCTACTCCATTGTCCCTGACCTGCACCTCTAGAACATGACCATTGTACTGAAAGGATACTTCAATTTTTCCTTCTACCAATCCTTTGAAGGCATGCTTTACACAATTTTGAATAAGTTCATTGATGACTAATGCTACGGAAACCGCTTTATTAGATTCAATAAAGAACTGAGTTCCTGAATACTCGATTGCAATATCTGTATTCTCATGGTCCTCACAATACACAAGCATATTACCGATTTTTTCAATCAAACTAAAAATTTCCACATCATCCACACTAGAATTGGAAAGGATAATCTCATAAACTGACGCAATACTTAAGATTCGATTAAGGCTTTCCAGGAAATGAACCTTGCTTTCCTCTGGAACTCCCCTTCTCATTTGCAGTCGCAATAAACTTGCAACTGTTTGCAAATTATTTTTTACTCGGTGATGAATTTCTCGAATCATCACCGATTTGACAACGAGTTCTCTTTCCTTTTCTCGAAGTTCTGTAATATCCCGAAAAATGACCATCGTTTCATTTGTTTGACCTAAACTAATCTTTTTTACTTGAAAGACTTTATGTAGAATCTCCACTTCCCTTATCAGCAATTCGTCTGGATGAAGGAATATATCTTCAAGACACGGAAAATATTCATTAATCGGAGTACTGGCTTTACACTCTAAAGCACATGCTTCTGAAACTAAGTTAATGGCAGATGGATTAAAATATAGAATGTTTAATTGAGAATCAACAAAAAACAAAGCTTCCTCAATAACTTCAGGAATAATAGAGCTGTTTCCCGTCATACCTACTAAAAGCTCACTTAGTGTTTCTTTTGTTTCTGATAACGCTTTCATTTTTTCTTGACTCTGAATTGCTTCACTGATATCTTTTTCCTTAATCAATGCAGCGATGACACGATTGTTCAATCCTCTAATCGGGACAACGCTTTGCTCTACTGTCTTTCCTTCTTGAGTTAAGGCTCGATTCAAAAACATTTCTTTCCCAGTCCGCAATGCAAAGAATACGGCAGGCTCGAATACTTCATACACAAACTTGCCTGTGACCGGCTTATTGTAAACCGATTTTGCCGTCGCTGGTACAGCTTCTGCTACCACAATGGCATGCTTTCCTTCTTTAGTCAGGCAATCCACAAAGACATTTGCTCGATTCAAATCGGCTATTAAAGAAAGGTTTCGTGCAACTTCCTCAATCTTTTGAATGTCTTCTTCAACTAGGTTTGTATGAAGCACACATAATAAGTCTATGGATTTTGTATTTATCATTAACTTAAGCTCCCAACAATATTCTGAAAGAATAGAATATATCCAATATTATATTTAGCGATGTGAACTTTGTCAATGTTTCAATTATTTCTTGAGAAATTTTAAATTAAACCATTCACACAGAAAATACATCTTCACTTTGAAATCTTTAAATTGATCCATTTCTTGAATCACTTCGAGAGATTGTGTTCCATATATGCTGATTGACTATCTGTTCAAAATCATCCACTTTCTTTTCTTACTCATAGATAAAAAGGACTAAAAAATTTTTAGTCTTAGTTGATAAACGATTAGCTAAGTCATGTACGTTATAATTTGTTTAAATGAAATCCATAGAATTCGTCTTTACAGTTTTAATATTTTTCTGCATGGATATCTCCCGGACAATGATCATATAAATTTAACTGTCTTAGTACGTACTCTTGACTTTCCTTCTACGCATGTGAACGAACGAGTAGACAAACTAAAATGAACTTTTGAAATGGAGTACCTGTACTGAAACAAATACTCCAACGTAATGGCTTCACCTGTACTATGAGCGATCACATAAGATGGCAATGTAATGGAAGCTACTTTTCGTTCGTAAATTTCTTTAAATATTTCTACATATTTACTAAAGTCCGTAATCGTAGCTCGCTTCCCCATTGACAAACCATCCCCTGGTAAATCAAAGGCAATAACGCTCCAATCAGACATGTGACTAAAATAGATAAATACCGATTTTTCGGTATGATTTTTGCTAGCATTTCCTCTGTCACAAACATCTGAATAATTCCAGAAATAATTACTGCCAATAAAATAAATGGGAATGCTTCAATTTAGTAATCTTAACTAATCGGACTTTGAAGTTTGGAAAATAAAATTCACTAAATTTATTTAATCCTGAATTATTCACCGCAATCTAAAATTTTTAAGGATTTCATTAGATTAGTAATGCTAAGGTAAATTTGTACCAAGAAAATAGCCTAGTTAGAGAAGGTTTGAAACGAGTCTTAGGAGAATACTGATTTTTGGACAGACTCCCCCTTGGTGCGGTTTCGATTTTTTTAAAAAGGCTATTTAGTTGAATTTTAGCTGCTACACCCGGGTCAGCACGTCCCAAAAGAAGCGTTCATAGACAAAGCTCGAGGACATTTTGAAATACAGTGAGAGTCCGGATCTCACCAATTTATTCGCTACTTTAATCAAACGTGTGCGAATCGTCTGAATTTGAATGCTTTTATAGGCAGCTGGAAAACTTAGTGTACGTAGCCAGTTTGTGAAGTTATAGGCAAGCAGACTTAACATCATCCGAGCTTCATTGACGAGGAAATTATGGCTTTTCATCTGATCCAAGCCAAAGCCATCTTTCGCTTCTTTGATGAAATTTTCCATTGTGCCTCGCTGTTGATAGGACGTGACAATCGCTTGAGGCGAAAAGCTTTCACCGAGACTCGTCACAAAAAAAGCATGTGAAAAGAATAGTTCACCTGCTGGGCGGGTCGATTGAATAACAATACGACGAGGCTTTGACCAAGACGATGCTTGATAAATAGATTCTTCCACATAGCTTTTTGTCACGGACACATCACGAATTTCATGTGTTGGATGCAGTTCTTCCGCAAGTGCTTTTAACTTGGCGTTCGCTTTTAAACGAATGATATAGTACACCGATTCCTTTTCGCACAATTCATATAGCTCAGGCACCGCAAAGCCACTATCACCACGGACAAGATAAGACTTTTCAGGAAAAACTTCGTTATAGTGTTCGATGAGTGGGCACATAAAATCCACTACACCATTGGAAGTATAAACGCTCCCCGGACGCAATTGAGCTTTCAAGAAATCGCCTGTTAGCCCATCAAATACGACAAGTGGATGAAAGCTCATTGTGCGATAATGCGTGTTGTAGGACGAATTTTCTTGATTTCCGTATGTATCGGCATGTGTTGAATCTAAATCAAAAATCAGTGTCTTGGATTGTCGGGCATGATGAACCCGATCAAGTAACTTCTGATTTGCCGCTTGAAGTTGGTCCAGTGCTTGCGTGTCAAAGCGCTTAAAAAATCGAGATAACGACGGTTGAGAAGCGAGTGCAGGTGTACCAAGAATTTGTGTAAAAACCGGATCATGTGTCAAACGGTCCGCTGCATCGTTCTCGTGATAGCCGGCGATGAGCTGATAGATTTTTTGACGAAGAAGTTGTTCGTTTTCATGAATACAATACGTGCGTGTATCCTTCAAACAAAGATGCTTGGCAATAGTTTGAGAAAAGCCGATTTTTTCATCAAACTCACGGAAGATCAATTCACCTGTGTCAGAAGAAAGTGCACCTCCATCATTGGATAATTTAATAGAACGATTGAAATGTAAAGGTTTTTGCGTTAAAGTTGTCATCATAAGAATCCTTTCTTTGGTGTTTGTTTGGTCGCAATAACCTTAACAGAAAAGGATTCTTTTTTCATCTTTTAAGTGAAAAAGAGAATCCCATTGAAAAGCCGACAAGTCAGCTTTTCAGTGGGATTTTGTGTTGGTTGGTGAATAATCTAGGATAGAGTTTACAATAGGAGGTTACTATGAATAACAACCATGAAAAACTACGAATGATGATGATTATTGCTTTATTTGCTGCATTAATTGGCATCTTTTCTCAAATCGTTATTCCCCTACCACTTGTACCAATCACAGGTCAAACACTCGCCATTGGGCTTGCTGCAACCATTTTAGGTGCACGTTATGGTACATATTCTGTAGTATTATATTTATTTATCGGTGCAACAGGTGTACCTATATATGCTCAAATGACTGGAGGACTAGGCAAACTTTTCGGGCCAACCGGTGGATTCTTATTTTCCTTTGTCATTTCTGCTTTCATTATCGGATTCATTCTTGAAAAAACACGCTTTAGTATTTCGACGGCCTTTGTTGCAAAC from Peribacillus asahii carries:
- a CDS encoding biotin transporter BioY; its protein translation is MNNNHEKLRMMMIIALFAALIGIFSQIVIPLPLVPITGQTLAIGLAATILGARYGTYSVVLYLFIGATGVPIYAQMTGGLGKLFGPTGGFLFSFVISAFIIGFILEKTRFSISTAFVANIVGMIINLTIGTIWLKFFAYLTWEAAFLGGFAPFIIGGIIKAFLAAWIGILIRSRLETAKMLPKKATIS
- a CDS encoding sensor histidine kinase, with amino-acid sequence MINTKSIDLLCVLHTNLVEEDIQKIEEVARNLSLIADLNRANVFVDCLTKEGKHAIVVAEAVPATAKSVYNKPVTGKFVYEVFEPAVFFALRTGKEMFLNRALTQEGKTVEQSVVPIRGLNNRVIAALIKEKDISEAIQSQEKMKALSETKETLSELLVGMTGNSSIIPEVIEEALFFVDSQLNILYFNPSAINLVSEACALECKASTPINEYFPCLEDIFLHPDELLIREVEILHKVFQVKKISLGQTNETMVIFRDITELREKERELVVKSVMIREIHHRVKNNLQTVASLLRLQMRRGVPEESKVHFLESLNRILSIASVYEIILSNSSVDDVEIFSLIEKIGNMLVYCEDHENTDIAIEYSGTQFFIESNKAVSVALVINELIQNCVKHAFKGLVEGKIEVSFQYNGHVLEVQVRDNGVGYPEEAKPSLGLEIVKMMIEHDLSGQFTIKRDEKGTIASAKFPLKKGEYGE
- the eutS gene encoding ethanolamine utilization microcompartment protein EutS, whose protein sequence is MSEEKKRFIQEFVPGKQVTLSHLIANPDRDMFEKLGIQEVGALGILTLTPSETVIIAGDLATKAANVQLGFLDRFTGSLVIVGSVSEVDMAMSEINRFLAETLGYTPSKITKS
- a CDS encoding IS1380 family transposase; its protein translation is MTTLTQKPLHFNRSIKLSNDGGALSSDTGELIFREFDEKIGFSQTIAKHLCLKDTRTYCIHENEQLLRQKIYQLIAGYHENDAADRLTHDPVFTQILGTPALASQPSLSRFFKRFDTQALDQLQAANQKLLDRVHHARQSKTLIFDLDSTHADTYGNQENSSYNTHYRTMSFHPLVVFDGLTGDFLKAQLRPGSVYTSNGVVDFMCPLIEHYNEVFPEKSYLVRGDSGFAVPELYELCEKESVYYIIRLKANAKLKALAEELHPTHEIRDVSVTKSYVEESIYQASSWSKPRRIVIQSTRPAGELFFSHAFFVTSLGESFSPQAIVTSYQQRGTMENFIKEAKDGFGLDQMKSHNFLVNEARMMLSLLAYNFTNWLRTLSFPAAYKSIQIQTIRTRLIKVANKLVRSGLSLYFKMSSSFVYERFFWDVLTRV
- the eutH gene encoding ethanolamine utilization protein EutH — encoded protein: MIIIGKIVIYIIMTCAVLGAFAAIKNSDEGLGKQFMEGLHAIGHIFIPAAGIMASIPYLSWFINQVCGPFFSTIGADPAIAATAILATDMGGYQLAEVLKESQEGWIMAMIVGFMAGATIVFSIPVGLAMLDKRDHKYMALGIMSGVLTIPIGAFISSALITLTNSKVRDAISTTADSTYEFTLSYLKIFLNLSPLLIFVLLIAVGLYFLPDLMVKGFMWFGRIMDAGIKLVLVFSIVEIFTGLFSTVFGSWGFHPILADKEDQFRALETAGYIGIMLAGAFPMVYLLQKYAGNQLEAVGKRFGLSKEGSAGILATIANILAMFKLVRTMPPKDKVINISFAVCAAFLLGDHLSFTANFQPTLILPIIIGKLSAGVIGIGLAYWLCVPKALELEKKDREAGIIGKDEYLNHSGENEEEEKEVQAIL
- a CDS encoding EutP/PduV family microcompartment system protein, translated to MYTGNRAMLIGSIGAGKSTLTNALLERQVKAVKTQALIYYDWIVDTPGEYTENPLFYKNIMATALEVTHVMYLQDATKKKNIFPPGFSMGINKLPIGVVTKSDSERADVTHAIAGLKQVIPKGPIVITSSVKGEGLQEIRNLVKCKSLQEMEEYIANHPSNHIIFK
- a CDS encoding ANTAR domain-containing response regulator; protein product: MNKRIMVVEDESIVRLDIAMMLKDAGYEVIAEAGDGEMAIELAYSLKPDLIIMDIKMPKLNGLKASEIISNKFNIPILLLTAYSQREYIDKAKQANILGYLVKPISEASLIPAIEIALKQAENANAYKEKVQEMNEKLKNRKIVEKAKGILIKQFNLSEDTAYKKMRTISMNKQVTLEKVAKHVISKYNV